The nucleotide sequence AAGGCTACATTTGCTCTTATGGCTTTTTCTAATATATATTTTTCCCCATCTATCTCAATTATTTCTTTTCCTTCTTCTACAACTGTTCCAATTCCAGTAGGAGTTAATATACCTCCTAACCCCACTCCACCAGCTCTTATTTGTTCAATTAATGTTCCTTGAGGTACTAATTGAACTTCTAATTCTTTAGCTATAAACTGTCTTTGAGTTTCTTTGTTTGTACCAATATGAGAAGTAATAACTTTTTTAACAAGTTTATTGTATACTAATCTACCAATCCCTTTATCTTCATATGAAGTATCATTACAAATAATAGTTAAATCTTTTTTATTTTGTTCAATTAATGCATCTATTAATGTTTCAGGCGTTCCTATTGTTAAAAATCCACCTATCATCACAGTATCTCCATTGTTAACAAAAGAAATAGCCTCATCGGCTTTAACTATTTTCATTTAATCACCCCTTAATAATAATGAAATTTATTTCATGAAAATTTTATCAATTTTTACATTATAATAAAAACTCAATAAAATATAATTAGCCTTGTTTAAAGTTATTAATTACCTTTTAATCTCAAATAATGAAATTTTTTTCACCGAGTGAAAAAAATAACAAATAAACAATTAAAAAAGCTTGATTCACCAGAACCAAGCTTTTTTAATTCTTGTAATTTTCAATTTCAAATAAATAAAATTTTAAATACTCTGTTTCTAAAATATTATATAATATTGGATGATCAGGGGATTGTGTACCTTTAAATATTTGTTTTAAAAATATTTTGTTGTCTTTTGCTGCATTTACTATTATTTTTTTAAATTCTTCTTCATACACTAACTGAGTGCATGATGCTGTAGCAAACAAGCCTTTATTTTTTGTTATTTTCATAGCTCTTAAATTAAGTTCTTTATACCCTCTAATAGCATTATTAATAGAATTTCTAGATTTAGCTAAGGAAGGGGGATCTATAATAACAAAATCAAAATATATATTTGCATCCTCAAATCTCCTTAAATGATCAAAGGTGTTAGTTTCAAATAATTCATATTTTTCTTTAGATATATTATTTGCTTTTAATGTTTTTTCCAAAACATATAATGCCCTATCAGAATAATCTAAAAAAGTAACATGCTTTGCTCCGCCAATTAAAGCATGAATCCCAAAATTCCCTGTATATGCAAATCCATCTAATACTATTTTATTATTTGCTAATTCTTTTACCCTTAAAGCATTATATCTTTGATCTAAAAAAAATCCTGTTTTTTGTCCTTTAGTATCAGCAAAAAAATTAATTCCATTAATTTCAAATGGAATTAATTCAGGACCATTTTTATATATCCATCCTTCTATATATTCAAAACCTTCAATATTTGAATTTTTATCATCGTCCTTCTCAAAAATACCTTTTGGTTCAAATAACTCAATTAATGCTTCTACAATATAATTCTTTAATTTATATATTCCTAAAGTATTTATTTGAATTACAAAATAATCTTCAAATTTATCAATAATCAATCCTGGAAAATAATCTCCTTCACCAAAAATAAGTCTAAAAGACTTTTCATTACTATATAATAATTTCCTATATTCATATGCATCTTTGATTTTATTTTTCACCCATTCATAATCTATAGTTTCATGTTTTTTTGTTAATAATCTAACTCTAATCTTTGAATTATCATTTATATAACCTCTACCAATAAACCTTTTATTATGAAATACATCTACTATATCTCCGTTTGTATATTCACCAATTGTTTTTTCTATTTCATTTTCATATATCCAACTATGACCATTTAATACTCTAGATTTTATATCTTTTACTAAATATACATTCGCCATCTCATCTCTCCTCATTGAACTATATTTTCAACTTTTTTTACAGTATAATATCCAACATGATATTTATCAAATATGAAAATATCATACCAATAATACATATTCTGTGTATCATTCTTTTTTAATTTTAAATTAACTGAATTACTACGAAAACCCCAATTATTTATTGGTTTGAAATTAACATAATCTCTTGGTTTTTGGTCAAGTTCAAAAATATAAATATTATATTTACTATTTAGATTATTTATAATCAAATTATACTCTTCATTTTTTACAACACTTTTATCAATTATTACATTCGGGTTTTCTTTAAAATGACTACCAACAGTAAATCTATATCTACCAGATATATTTTCATCAGAATATCTTATTTCATATGTCTTATTTTCATAATTAGTAACTTCTGATTCCTTTAAATACTTTCTATACTCAAAATATGTTGTTTCTTCATCAAACCAATCCAAAAGCATGTCAAGCAATTTAGTTTCTGGAATTCCATCCTTATCATCATCCCTAAATAACTCTACTTTCATTTTATCTTTATTTATATATTTTGTATTAAAACCTATACATGCAAAAAACATATATTTATCATTAGATTCTAATATATCATATTCTGGATAGTTATACCTAATATCAAGTTTTAAATCATTATAATTAATATTAAATAGTGTAACTGTAGGATCATATTCTTGAGAAATTTCATCTCCAAATCTATTAAAATTGATACAAGAACTCAATAATATAATAATAGAAAATATAAAGATAATTACTTTTTTATTCATAATTATTCACCTCCTAACAAAAGAACCAGGATAACCTGGTTCTTTTATTAAAATCCTACGGATATATTAATATTTACTGAAGTATTTCTTCCATTAAATAAATTCTCTGGATTAATAGCTTGAGTGCTTAATGATGCATGTACTTCTGCTAAATATATATTCAAACCTATTCCTCCATTAAATGTCCAATAAGAATATGAATCAAAATCTGTATTAATATTATAATTTTTTATTTCTGCCCAGAAGGGTAATATACCCCATAACAATCTCTTTCCTGCAGCTACTCCCCATATAAAATCTTCTGTTTCAGGGGCATATTCTATTGATGGAACAAAATCTAATAATATTGGCAATGTAATAAAGAATGTCATTTTCCAAGGTTTGAATTCAGTGAAAACCTCTTGTTCATTAGTAGCAGATCTCAAACCAAAGCTTGTGAATTCCAAATATTCTCTACTAAATACTGGTTCTGCAAAAACATCATATTTATAAATCCCTATACCTTCAGTAATTGGGATATCTTTTAATCCAAATCCTATAGCAGGAAAATCTTTTCCTGCTACAAAACCTATATCAAGAGTAAGAATACCATTATTAATTAATTTATCCATTAATGTATCCATGTGATTGAATAATGATTTTGGACCATCATATAATAAAGAATAAGTGTATGGAAGATCGTATTTTTCACTTGGAAATGCTGTTATTAAATTATAATAACTACCATTGTTTCTTCTAACAACATCATATATTGGCAATGAACTTCTAATAGTACCGCCAAAAGAAAATTCTTCTCCTTTAATACCAAAGTGAACTCCACCATCAATCCACAATGAATTTCTAAAATCTAATGTGGAATTATTATGCCAATCCCTATTTGTAATTGAAAGTTCAGGAGCTAAAACAAAGGCTCCTAATTTTAACTTTCCATACATTCCAAAATCTACTTTTCTTGCTAAAATATCTGAATCAGCAAGATCATAATATTCACCTTGATTGCCTAATAAATTTAAATCCAAAGCTCCTTCTAAATCCAAACTTTCTTGAATTAAATTAGAATTAATATCAGCGCTTAATTCTATAAAATTTCTTGCAGACCATGAAATTAATGCAGGATTTAATTGTCTATTCCATGGTGATATAGGTTCAATTTGTGAAAAAGACAAAACTGCTAAAATCATCAATATGCTTACTAAAAAAATCTTTTTCATATTTACCCCTCACTTTCATAATATTAAAATAATCTTAAATATATTATACTATTTTTGTATGAAAATTCAAAAAAAAAAAAAATATATATTATTTAAAAATAAGCGGGGCTATAAGCCGGATTCTGTGTTAATCGGTCATTTATCTAAGCGGTCTACCTGGAAGGGGCATATTGCATGCCGGGCAAGCTTACCCTTCCTATTTGACCTTGCTCAAGGCGGGGGTTGCCAAGCCAT is from Marinitoga sp. 38H-ov and encodes:
- a CDS encoding CoA transferase subunit A, whose amino-acid sequence is MKIVKADEAISFVNNGDTVMIGGFLTIGTPETLIDALIEQNKKDLTIICNDTSYEDKGIGRLVYNKLVKKVITSHIGTNKETQRQFIAKELEVQLVPQGTLIEQIRAGGVGLGGILTPTGIGTVVEEGKEIIEIDGEKYILEKAIRANVALVKAKRADHVGNLQFSYTARNFNPIIAMAADLVIVEVDEIVPTGSISPNEVEIPGALVDYVVVRGRK
- a CDS encoding class I SAM-dependent rRNA methyltransferase, giving the protein MANVYLVKDIKSRVLNGHSWIYENEIEKTIGEYTNGDIVDVFHNKRFIGRGYINDNSKIRVRLLTKKHETIDYEWVKNKIKDAYEYRKLLYSNEKSFRLIFGEGDYFPGLIIDKFEDYFVIQINTLGIYKLKNYIVEALIELFEPKGIFEKDDDKNSNIEGFEYIEGWIYKNGPELIPFEINGINFFADTKGQKTGFFLDQRYNALRVKELANNKIVLDGFAYTGNFGIHALIGGAKHVTFLDYSDRALYVLEKTLKANNISKEKYELFETNTFDHLRRFEDANIYFDFVIIDPPSLAKSRNSINNAIRGYKELNLRAMKITKNKGLFATASCTQLVYEEEFKKIIVNAAKDNKIFLKQIFKGTQSPDHPILYNILETEYLKFYLFEIENYKN